In Anopheles arabiensis isolate DONGOLA chromosome 2, AaraD3, whole genome shotgun sequence, the genomic window TTGAATTTAAGAAACGCATAGATCAATATTGGCATACGCGAAAGGCTAGGGACAACTCTTGGGATTTATAGTGTATAATCGTCGTGTTTAGTAGGAACCGTAGACAGCATATGAGAAGAAAACTAAAATGGAAAAGCAAATCTTCTGCCTGCCACTGAACGTAGAAACAGAGAAACAAATTAATCGAACCAGTAAATGTGCGTAAAATTATGCATTATGACCGAAACAACCGATGAACCATGCACGTTCATTGTACTATTTGCAAAAACGATAACAAATGCGAACGATCGATCCCCTGATTGGGCAGGCTAaattataaacaaacacacacagttaaGGAAATGTTTCTAATTTCAATGTTCAAAGTAAACAGTAATGCAAGTAATCAACTATCGGGTGATATTTCCGAAATAACAATTTCTGACAAAGAATGAGGACAAGGCGCACCCTATTCACATGGGGGGCGGTTTGAATGTAGGGGCAGCCAAGCACAACATCAGCATTAGAAAATGTCTCTTCCTCCCTCTttatcttctctctttctctctctatttatGTTTCTCACTCTAGAGATTcgaaaaataaaggaaagatcgtaaaacaaacgaaaatctGACGCGttacttcatttcattttaataatatCATGCATTGTACCGAAGGGGCATAATTAATCAGCGCCCGGCAGAAACGTTTCTCCATCAAACCCCCATACTCTGGTCTTTCTTCAGTTGTCGAATCAAACCCCCAATGATATTGCCGCCGTGCGTGTCAATGGTGCAGTTGTCCTGGAACAATTGAAGTAACACAACCTCATTCAGAAGCGACGCCTATGCTTACTTCATCGTTAATAATGACGTCAGCACTGATTTTGATAATAATTATGTACCTCACAGTTCATTGCCAAGTTTCTTGCCTGGGTCCGGTGAAGTCGTTATCCCTCCGCAAGAGCTTATCGCTTGTACCAGATCCAACGGTGCAATCTAATTCCATATGTTGTAGCATTCGCTTGAGACACACTTCACTTGCCACCTGAACAAAGCATTCCATTAGTTACTATGTAGCGAATGAGAGTAGCTTTGagtgaaaaaaggaacatGCAGCACATTTGTGCTATTTCTCTCTCCACTAATTGTACTATTACCGGTTGTAGTCATGAATTGTGCACAATTTCTGCTTCTCTTTTTCCCCACATGGTAATCTATTAAACAATTACATGGGTCGGAAATCGCTTTCTGTTTGATTACCATCGCCAAATCTCCGTGGGATATTTAAAACGTACAGTTTTTCCAGTGTCCTAAGGTCAGGGGTATTTTTGACTGCGGTATGATAGtgtcatacttttttttaaatcttccCAATGTTTGTTCATTGCGGCCAATAAAATAGTAAGagcaaatgaaaagcaaaattGCTATAATCGAGAATTCAATCgaaatttttttcctttttttatattgcgAGAAAAGGTGTATCCTATTAAGTAAATTCAAGCTATGCACATTTACAGCAACCCTCGCCCTGACGAACGGTTCTTTGAGAaagattgtattttttatacgtttttttaaaaacgttCATCCAAATAGGCACCAACTTGGCAACACTGCCATTTTCGCCCGCTGCTTTGACAATACTCTTTGTTGCTGTCATTTGTCAAACGTCACAACAGAacgcaaagaagaaaaagtcgTGGTGCTGTATTTTCCAAGCGTGAGTGTTTTAAGGAAAATACAGCTTTTCAGCAATAgattttgttgtgtaaaaaTACAGCTTCATTCTGCCATTGACGTGaacatatttgtttttacACAGATTAAGTGTTTAtaaaagctttcaaaatggcTATGTCCAAAACGACCAACACATACAATCGACAGAACTGGGAAGATTCGGTAAGCATTTTgtgtttatgaaaaaaaaaaaatgggattgTGACTGTTTTACTATTGCTATTTCTATGCTATTCTCTCGCAGGAATTTCCAATACTTTGCCAAACATGCCTTGGGGACAATCCGTATGTTCGAATGGTGAGTGTTGTGAGGAAGTGACGACACAATGTTTCCCCGCAattaattatcattattttttgtcatcggattttttgttttctttagattaaagaacgctacggcAAAGAATGCAAGATCTGCACACGTCCATTCACCATCTTTCGTTGGTGTCCCGGAGCCAGGATGCGTTTCAAAAAGACAGAAATTTGCCAGACGTGTAGCAAGCTGAAGAACGTTTGTCAAACATGTCTGTTAGACCTGGAGTACGGCTTACCAACACAAGTGCGAGACGCTGCACTCAAGATACAGGATAAAATTCCAGAGAGTGACGTAAACAAAGAATTCTACATCCAAAACATTGAATCGCAACTGAAGGCGGGTGGCGATAATACGGTTGCCGCAGGAACAGTTGGCAAATCGCTAGCCGCAAGTGATATGCTGGCCAAACTAGCTCGTACCGCACCCTACTACAAGCGCAATCTACCTCATATTTGCTCGTTCTGGGTGAAGGGTGAATGTAAAAGAGGCGAAGAGTGTCCCTACCGACAtgacaaacccgttgaaccgGATGATCCATTATCGGAGCAAAACATTCGTGACCGGTACTATGGCCGAAATGATCCGGTTGCGGACAAGCTGATGAAACGCGCTGCTTCGATACCAACTCTTGACCCACCGGAAGACAAAACGATCACTACACTGTATGTAGGCAATCTGGGCGAGCACATCACTGAGGTCGACATACGGGATAATTTCTACCATTACGGTGAAATACGCTCGGTGTCACTAGTTCCCAGGCAGCAGTGCGCATTCGTCCAGTACACCAAACGTGCTGCAGCTGAATTGGCTGCCGAGAAAACATTTAACAAGCTTGTTCTTGGAGGAAAGAAGCTTACCATCAAGTGGGCCCACTCGCAAGCAAAATCGACCGCATACGCACAGAACTCCGCTCCTCGTGGTGGCGGGGGTAGCAGTCGAATCTTCGATCCCGTACCTGGTCTCCCAGGACAGCTTCCCATGCCACCCAATCCTACCGACTACTTTAACTTGCAAGCATCGGAAATGGCAGTTTTGCCACCAGGAATGAAGATACACCAGTTGCCACCCGGGCTGATTCCGGGGGCGCCAAGTTATGCTTCAAtgtatcagcagcagcaagctggCGGTCCTTCAGGTATTCCACCACCGGCAGCTGGTCCAAGCACCAGCAGTGTTGGTAACAGCGGCGGTTCTGGACATGGTATGGTTCCGCCAGcaatgcaacaacagcaactacATTATCCGAGTCAGGATCCAGCTCGGTTAGGAGCTTTGAAAAAATAACTTATATCACTTTAAGATGGTGATAATGTCTAGAGTGCATGCATGGTAAACATTCAATAAATAATGCTAATATAGAAAAGctaaatgaaacataaaattattgaaaaaattgAAGAGAAATTAGTTATTAAACTTTAGCAAGATTAATAGTAAACTTGTTGCAATGGTACAACTTTTCAGTGGGTTTTGTGATAATTTTCCCACTATCACCCAAAAAACCATTCCTGGAATTAGCAAAATAGAACTCCAACAATGTTATATATAACGAATATTAAAGAACAATGAGGAGAGTCTAAAATGACGGACCCATTATAAATTGTAGGAAAAATGCGATACGCGCAATAATGtaattattcaataaacaaatactactactactactgttgcAATGGTAAGGTTCtactatttggcgtaacggcCTACGCGTTCTTGCCGGTCTATACAGTCTTTCGAGACT contains:
- the LOC120893866 gene encoding pre-mRNA-splicing factor RBM22, which translates into the protein MAMSKTTNTYNRQNWEDSEFPILCQTCLGDNPYVRMIKERYGKECKICTRPFTIFRWCPGARMRFKKTEICQTCSKLKNVCQTCLLDLEYGLPTQVRDAALKIQDKIPESDVNKEFYIQNIESQLKAGGDNTVAAGTVGKSLAASDMLAKLARTAPYYKRNLPHICSFWVKGECKRGEECPYRHDKPVEPDDPLSEQNIRDRYYGRNDPVADKLMKRAASIPTLDPPEDKTITTLYVGNLGEHITEVDIRDNFYHYGEIRSVSLVPRQQCAFVQYTKRAAAELAAEKTFNKLVLGGKKLTIKWAHSQAKSTAYAQNSAPRGGGGSSRIFDPVPGLPGQLPMPPNPTDYFNLQASEMAVLPPGMKIHQLPPGLIPGAPSYASMYQQQQAGGPSGIPPPAAGPSTSSVGNSGGSGHGMVPPAMQQQQLHYPSQDPARLGALKK